One genomic window of Arthrobacter caoxuetaonis includes the following:
- a CDS encoding GNAT family N-acetyltransferase — translation MDVTFAPLTDKDEEELVKFLTTNRFPFHRITAPSEELVRRLLLEGRFESDGVRTFWVFGGNQRLGLVILEDLAEECAVFDLRLIEVHRGEGKGVPVVKALTAEAFTQYPHLRRLGGKMREDNIAMRKTLLRSGFVKEAHIREGWPLPDGNRIASVTYSRLRSDWEAGTVTGFVWEEIPAGTA, via the coding sequence ATGGACGTTACATTCGCCCCGCTCACCGACAAGGACGAGGAAGAGCTGGTCAAGTTCCTGACCACCAACCGTTTTCCCTTCCACCGGATAACGGCACCGTCAGAGGAACTGGTCCGAAGGCTGCTGCTGGAAGGCAGGTTCGAGTCCGACGGCGTGCGCACCTTCTGGGTTTTTGGCGGCAACCAGCGCCTGGGGCTGGTGATCCTGGAGGACCTGGCCGAAGAGTGCGCCGTCTTTGACCTGCGCCTGATCGAAGTGCACCGGGGAGAAGGCAAGGGAGTTCCCGTAGTCAAAGCGCTGACGGCCGAGGCTTTTACGCAGTACCCGCACCTGCGGCGGCTGGGAGGAAAGATGCGGGAAGACAACATCGCCATGCGCAAGACGCTCCTTCGCTCCGGGTTCGTCAAGGAAGCCCACATCCGCGAAGGGTGGCCGCTTCCCGACGGGAACCGCATCGCATCGGTGACCTACAGCAGGCTGCGCTCGGACTGGGAGGCCGGCACTGTCACCGGCTTCGTCTGGGAAGAGATCCCGGCCGGCACCGCCTGA
- the glyA gene encoding serine hydroxymethyltransferase — protein MRLSTQPVTNAPLSEVDPEIAAVLDGELARQRNTLEMIASENFAPRAVLEAQGSVLTNKYAEGYPGRRYYGGCEQVDVAENLAIERVKALFGAEFANVQPHSGAQANAAALSALIKPGDKIMGLNLAHGGHLTHGMKLNFSGKLYEVAAYGVDDKTYRVDMDKVREQALAERPQVIIAGWSAYPRQLDFAAFRSIADEVGAYLWTDMAHFAGLVAAGLHPTPVPHSDVVTSTVHKTLAGPRSGVILAKEEFGKKINSSVFPGQQGGPLMHVIAAKAVAFKVAGSEEFRERQERVLEGARIVAERLSAPDVAEHGVSVLTGGTDVHLILVDLRNSELDGKQAEDLLHSVGITVNRNSIPFDPRPPMVTSGLRIGTPALATRGFGAAEFTEVADIIATALKPAPDTEALSRRVSALADNFPLYPGQEQW, from the coding sequence GTGAGACTATCCACCCAGCCCGTCACCAATGCGCCCCTCTCCGAGGTAGACCCGGAGATTGCAGCCGTGCTCGACGGAGAACTGGCCCGCCAGCGCAACACGCTGGAAATGATCGCATCAGAGAACTTTGCCCCGCGCGCCGTCCTGGAAGCGCAGGGATCCGTCCTCACCAACAAGTACGCCGAGGGTTATCCCGGACGCCGTTACTACGGCGGCTGTGAGCAGGTCGACGTGGCGGAAAACCTTGCGATCGAACGGGTCAAGGCCCTGTTCGGTGCTGAGTTCGCCAACGTCCAGCCGCACTCCGGCGCCCAGGCCAACGCAGCTGCACTGTCTGCGCTGATCAAGCCCGGAGACAAGATCATGGGCCTGAATCTCGCCCACGGCGGGCACCTGACGCACGGCATGAAGCTGAACTTCTCCGGCAAGCTCTATGAGGTTGCCGCGTACGGCGTCGATGACAAGACCTACCGGGTCGACATGGATAAGGTGCGGGAGCAGGCCCTTGCCGAGCGCCCGCAGGTCATCATTGCCGGCTGGTCCGCCTACCCGCGCCAGCTGGACTTCGCTGCCTTCCGCTCCATCGCCGACGAAGTCGGTGCCTACCTGTGGACCGACATGGCCCACTTCGCCGGCCTTGTCGCCGCCGGACTGCATCCGACCCCCGTCCCGCATTCCGACGTCGTCACCTCCACCGTGCACAAGACCCTCGCCGGTCCGCGCTCGGGCGTGATCCTCGCCAAGGAAGAGTTCGGCAAGAAGATCAACTCCAGCGTGTTCCCGGGCCAGCAGGGCGGACCCCTGATGCACGTCATTGCAGCCAAGGCCGTGGCCTTCAAGGTTGCCGGTTCCGAGGAATTCCGCGAACGCCAGGAACGTGTCCTTGAGGGCGCCCGGATCGTCGCCGAACGCCTCAGCGCCCCGGACGTCGCCGAGCACGGAGTTTCGGTCCTGACCGGAGGCACGGACGTCCACCTGATCCTGGTGGACCTGCGCAATTCCGAACTGGACGGCAAGCAGGCCGAAGACCTGCTGCACTCCGTTGGCATCACGGTCAACCGCAACTCCATTCCGTTCGACCCCCGCCCGCCGATGGTCACCTCCGGCCTGCGGATCGGTACCCCGGCGCTGGCAACCCGCGGCTTCGGCGCAGCGGAGTTCACCGAGGTTGCGGACATCATTGCCACCGCGCTGAAGCCGGCACCGGACACCGAAGCGCTGTCCCGCCGCGTCTCGGCCCTGGCAGATAACTTCCCGCTCTACCCCGGACAGGAGCAGTGGTAA
- a CDS encoding bifunctional methylenetetrahydrofolate dehydrogenase/methenyltetrahydrofolate cyclohydrolase, with the protein MEGPVEEETTQAPQTARKLDGIQAAKDIKEELAQRIQVLKDEHGITPGLATVLVGDDPASHSYVGGKHKDCAQVGINSIRRDLPEDITQEELEKAIDELNEDPAVTGYIVQLPLPKHLDTNAILERIAPEKDADGLHPVNLGRLVLNVSDAMTSPLPCTPHGIVQLLVRNGIALTGKNVLVIGRGVTVGRPLGLLLTRRPINATVTLAHTGTVNLPELLAEADVVVAAAGFPGMVKAAELKPGAIVLDVGVTRITDPETGKTTLSGDVEKDAAAVASWISPNPGGVGPMTRAMLLANVVEAAERRVGILPGA; encoded by the coding sequence ATGGAGGGCCCGGTGGAGGAAGAAACCACGCAGGCGCCGCAGACCGCCCGGAAGCTGGACGGGATCCAGGCGGCCAAGGACATCAAGGAAGAGCTTGCCCAGCGGATCCAGGTCCTGAAGGACGAGCACGGCATCACCCCGGGACTTGCCACCGTCCTGGTGGGAGACGACCCGGCGAGCCACTCCTATGTGGGCGGCAAGCACAAGGACTGCGCGCAGGTGGGAATCAATTCCATCCGCCGCGACCTGCCGGAGGACATCACCCAGGAAGAGCTCGAGAAGGCCATCGACGAGCTGAACGAGGATCCGGCCGTCACGGGTTACATCGTGCAGCTGCCGCTGCCGAAGCACCTGGACACCAACGCCATCCTGGAACGCATCGCTCCGGAGAAGGATGCCGACGGGCTGCATCCGGTGAACCTGGGCCGGCTGGTGCTCAACGTGTCCGACGCAATGACGTCTCCGCTGCCCTGTACTCCGCACGGAATCGTGCAGCTGCTGGTCCGCAACGGGATCGCGCTGACCGGCAAGAACGTGCTGGTCATCGGACGCGGCGTGACCGTCGGCCGCCCGCTGGGACTGCTGCTCACCCGCCGGCCGATAAACGCTACGGTCACCCTGGCCCACACCGGCACGGTAAACCTGCCCGAACTCCTTGCCGAGGCCGACGTCGTTGTGGCCGCGGCCGGATTCCCGGGGATGGTCAAGGCCGCTGAACTGAAGCCCGGAGCGATTGTCCTGGACGTCGGCGTCACGCGGATCACCGATCCGGAAACCGGGAAGACCACGCTCAGCGGAGATGTCGAAAAGGATGCAGCCGCGGTGGCTTCCTGGATCTCGCCCAACCCCGGCGGCGTCGGGCCGATGACCCGGGCCATGCTGCTCGCCAACGTTGTTGAGGCAGCCGAACGCCGCGTGGGAATCCTGCCGGGCGCCTAA
- a CDS encoding ABC transporter ATP-binding protein: MPQITSSASPIADSLQDIVISASGLTKSYGDFTAVDGISFDVPAGEAFGLLGPNGAGKSTTMKMIGGVSKRTSGDLRIMGLDPDRNGPEVRAHLGVVPQQDNLDEDLRVRDNLLAYGRYFGLPKSYLQPKADELLEFAQLTDKARARVDDLSGGMKRRLTIARSLINDPKILLLDEPTTGLDPQARHILWDRLFRLKEAGVTLILTTHYMDEAEQLCDRLIVVDKGTIMAEGSPAALIRNHSSREVVELRFGSERNTTVASELDGIGERIETLPDRVLIYAEDGEAALEAVTGRGLRPITSLVRRSSLEDVFLRLTGRSLVD; the protein is encoded by the coding sequence GTGCCCCAGATCACCTCGTCAGCCAGCCCCATAGCGGACAGCCTGCAGGACATCGTCATTTCGGCGTCCGGCCTGACCAAGTCATACGGCGATTTCACCGCCGTTGACGGCATCAGCTTCGACGTTCCGGCGGGGGAGGCGTTCGGCCTGCTGGGCCCCAACGGTGCCGGCAAGTCAACGACCATGAAGATGATCGGCGGCGTCTCCAAGCGCACCTCCGGTGACCTGCGGATCATGGGGCTGGACCCTGACCGCAACGGCCCCGAAGTCAGGGCCCACCTCGGTGTGGTTCCGCAGCAGGACAACCTGGATGAGGATCTCCGGGTGCGGGACAACCTCCTGGCTTACGGGCGGTACTTCGGGCTGCCCAAGAGCTACCTTCAGCCCAAGGCAGACGAACTGCTGGAGTTCGCGCAGCTCACCGACAAAGCCAGGGCACGGGTGGACGACCTGTCCGGCGGTATGAAGCGCAGGCTCACCATCGCCCGGTCCCTGATCAACGATCCCAAGATCCTGCTGCTGGATGAGCCGACCACGGGCCTGGATCCGCAGGCACGGCACATCCTGTGGGACCGGCTCTTCCGGCTCAAGGAAGCCGGAGTCACCCTCATCCTCACCACCCACTACATGGATGAAGCCGAACAGCTCTGTGACCGGCTGATTGTCGTGGACAAGGGCACCATCATGGCCGAAGGCTCTCCGGCAGCCCTGATCCGCAACCACTCCTCCCGCGAAGTCGTCGAGCTGCGCTTCGGCTCGGAACGGAACACCACGGTCGCCTCCGAGCTGGACGGTATCGGTGAGCGCATCGAGACGCTGCCAGACCGGGTGCTGATCTACGCCGAGGACGGCGAGGCTGCCCTTGAAGCCGTCACCGGCCGCGGCCTGCGGCCAATCACGTCCCTGGTCCGCCGCTCTTCGCTGGAGGACGTCTTCCTCCGGCTGACCGGCAGGAGCCTCGTTGACTGA
- a CDS encoding ABC transporter permease: protein MTEQQTHAVLGLRSPLTPEEAARRARRFGPVYYAEHWLRRMRGYGWTVLVTAVGTPLVYLFGMGVGLATLVDTGTNAAFDAGNGASVSYLMFVAPALLATAAIMVSAEENTYTVMSGFKWRRTYYGPNASPLSSGQLVDGHALGLGVRLLITCGAYFIFLLLFGAVGNPGTAWLMILTAILGGLAFGLPLMAYSASIQDDRGQFAMVQRFIVMPLFLFSGTFFPLDTLPLVIRWIGWISPLWHATELGRMFSYGITEPVWLTVVHGAYLLVLAVAGWLLARRIFTGRLGA from the coding sequence TTGACTGAGCAGCAAACCCATGCCGTCCTGGGCCTGCGGTCACCGCTGACGCCGGAGGAAGCTGCCCGCCGCGCACGCCGGTTCGGCCCGGTCTACTACGCCGAGCACTGGCTGCGCCGCATGCGCGGCTACGGCTGGACAGTCCTGGTCACCGCCGTCGGCACCCCGCTGGTCTACCTGTTTGGCATGGGCGTGGGCCTGGCCACCCTGGTGGATACGGGAACCAACGCAGCGTTCGACGCCGGGAACGGCGCGTCCGTCTCCTACCTGATGTTCGTTGCGCCGGCACTCCTGGCAACCGCGGCGATCATGGTGTCCGCCGAGGAGAACACCTACACGGTGATGTCCGGCTTCAAATGGCGGCGCACCTACTACGGACCCAACGCCTCGCCGCTGTCCAGCGGCCAGCTCGTGGACGGCCATGCCCTTGGACTGGGCGTGCGGCTGCTCATCACCTGCGGCGCCTATTTCATCTTCCTGCTGCTCTTCGGAGCGGTGGGGAATCCGGGAACCGCGTGGCTGATGATCCTCACAGCGATCCTGGGCGGGCTCGCGTTCGGCCTGCCGCTGATGGCCTACAGCGCTTCCATCCAGGACGACCGCGGGCAGTTCGCCATGGTGCAGCGTTTCATCGTGATGCCGCTCTTCCTCTTCTCGGGGACCTTCTTTCCGCTGGACACCCTGCCGCTGGTCATCCGCTGGATCGGCTGGATTTCGCCCCTCTGGCACGCGACGGAACTGGGCCGGATGTTCAGCTACGGGATCACCGAGCCGGTCTGGCTGACGGTCGTGCACGGTGCGTACCTGCTGGTGCTGGCGGTGGCCGGCTGGCTGCTCGCCCGGCGCATCTTTACGGGAAGGCTCGGCGCATGA
- a CDS encoding ABC transporter permease, with protein MSAQATNRAGILEPQQRILGSLYARNIRAVFARGLKATWGSNWSIMISGFVEPVLYLLAMGIGLGSLIGTVAGPGGEQISYAAYIAPALLAVSAMNGAIYDSTMNVFFKLNFARLYEGMLATSLGPLDVALGEILLALLRGAMYATGFTAVMAAMGLVSSPAALLMIPAAVVVAFGFASIGMAITSYMKTFQQLDWISFVMLPMFLFSATFYPLSVYPQAVQWLIQALPLWHGVEMLRQISAGALSLATAGHLLYFVVMIGFGLVITTRRLEALFLK; from the coding sequence ATGAGCGCGCAGGCAACCAACCGTGCGGGCATCCTCGAACCGCAGCAGCGGATCCTGGGTTCCCTCTACGCCCGAAACATCCGTGCGGTCTTTGCCCGCGGGCTGAAGGCCACCTGGGGAAGCAACTGGTCGATTATGATCAGCGGCTTCGTCGAACCGGTCCTGTACCTGCTGGCTATGGGAATCGGCCTCGGCTCGCTGATTGGAACCGTGGCCGGGCCGGGCGGCGAACAGATTAGCTACGCCGCGTACATCGCTCCGGCCCTGCTGGCCGTTTCCGCGATGAACGGCGCGATCTACGACTCCACCATGAACGTGTTCTTCAAGCTGAACTTCGCGCGGCTTTACGAGGGCATGCTGGCCACATCCCTCGGACCGCTGGACGTGGCGCTGGGGGAGATCCTGCTCGCCCTGCTGCGCGGCGCCATGTACGCGACCGGCTTCACGGCCGTCATGGCTGCCATGGGCCTGGTCAGTTCACCCGCGGCCCTGCTGATGATTCCGGCCGCCGTCGTGGTGGCCTTCGGTTTCGCCTCCATCGGCATGGCCATCACCAGCTACATGAAGACCTTCCAGCAGCTGGACTGGATCAGCTTCGTGATGCTGCCGATGTTCCTGTTTTCCGCGACGTTCTATCCGCTGAGCGTCTACCCGCAGGCTGTGCAGTGGCTGATCCAGGCGCTGCCGCTGTGGCACGGTGTGGAAATGCTGCGCCAGATCAGCGCAGGCGCACTGTCCCTGGCCACCGCGGGACACCTGCTCTACTTCGTGGTGATGATCGGTTTTGGCCTGGTCATCACGACCCGGCGCCTGGAAGCACTCTTCCTGAAATAG
- a CDS encoding response regulator, with protein MSGDIRVLLADDHAAIRLGIRMVLETEPGFAVVGEAADGATAVRMAQALAPDVVLMDLRMPVMDGVQATAAIAGAGISKVVALTTFDHDSYLFGVLSAGAAGFLLKTAEPAEITTALRRVHEGGTVIAPEVAGRLVDAFVSGRKDAAEASPPAKEQFPEPELTAREVEVLDCLAEGLSNVRIARKLGISETTVKTHVSRVLAKLGVESRLQAALAARVRTA; from the coding sequence ATGAGCGGGGACATTCGGGTACTGCTGGCGGATGACCATGCCGCGATCCGGCTGGGCATACGCATGGTCCTGGAAACCGAGCCCGGATTCGCGGTGGTCGGCGAGGCGGCCGACGGCGCCACAGCCGTGCGCATGGCGCAGGCGCTGGCCCCGGACGTTGTCCTGATGGACCTGAGGATGCCGGTTATGGACGGCGTTCAGGCGACCGCGGCAATTGCCGGTGCCGGAATCTCAAAGGTCGTGGCGCTGACTACCTTCGACCACGATTCCTATTTGTTCGGCGTCCTCTCCGCCGGTGCCGCAGGCTTCCTGCTCAAGACGGCTGAACCGGCGGAAATCACGACGGCGCTGCGCCGGGTACACGAAGGCGGCACCGTGATTGCCCCGGAGGTCGCCGGGCGGCTGGTGGACGCCTTTGTCTCCGGCCGGAAAGATGCCGCGGAGGCTTCCCCTCCGGCGAAGGAGCAGTTCCCGGAGCCGGAGCTGACTGCCCGTGAAGTGGAAGTCCTGGATTGCCTGGCGGAGGGCCTGAGCAACGTCCGGATCGCGCGCAAACTGGGCATCTCGGAAACCACGGTGAAGACCCATGTGTCCCGCGTACTGGCCAAGCTGGGAGTCGAGTCCCGGCTGCAGGCAGCGCTTGCCGCGCGTGTCCGCACGGCCTGA
- a CDS encoding sensor histidine kinase → MNYSWDRPSPARRIQREDALLAVGYAALAWLLHSLDLTATGSPLVPGLAPWWPALTVIGCAAVLLRRRQTAVMVTVCFAAAVALVLANSAAGLFLAFEAVFSLVLFGSARAARAAEVSVLVLCGASGAAAWALTGDLRDGVTVILLTGMVLLLPAEWASNLRKAAQLAESESARAAAIRSAARDQERLAAREHELALAAERQDMARELHDVLSSRLSAIALQSGAALRSPAGSSLPVEVLGHVRRESVKGLEELNGMIRTLSSGVPRPLAGSVLDLDAVVDGHRAAGMEVSWSNRLDRPEELPSPLQAAVYRIAVEALVNAARHTDGARVRMLLERAPGGIRLVVQDDGGSHPGRSAGSPALAGTGTGVPSMLARAGQLGGRAWAGPAASGRGWTVEATLPADGSQLPEPLPGQGNIGTEGTKV, encoded by the coding sequence ATGAACTACTCCTGGGACAGGCCCTCCCCTGCCCGCCGGATCCAGCGCGAAGACGCCCTGCTCGCCGTCGGCTATGCCGCCCTGGCCTGGCTGCTGCATTCCCTGGACCTCACTGCCACCGGTTCTCCGCTGGTACCGGGGCTGGCGCCGTGGTGGCCGGCCCTGACCGTGATCGGCTGTGCCGCGGTCCTGCTGCGCCGCAGGCAGACTGCCGTAATGGTGACTGTCTGCTTCGCGGCGGCGGTTGCACTGGTGCTGGCGAACAGCGCGGCCGGGTTGTTCCTGGCTTTTGAGGCGGTCTTCTCGCTGGTGCTGTTCGGCTCCGCCCGGGCCGCCCGTGCTGCGGAAGTCAGTGTCCTGGTGCTCTGCGGGGCTTCAGGCGCTGCTGCATGGGCACTGACCGGGGACCTGCGCGACGGCGTCACAGTGATCCTGCTGACCGGCATGGTGCTGCTCCTCCCGGCTGAATGGGCCTCCAACCTGCGCAAGGCTGCCCAGCTTGCGGAGAGCGAAAGTGCACGGGCGGCCGCGATCCGTTCTGCCGCCCGTGACCAGGAACGGCTCGCTGCCCGGGAACATGAACTGGCACTGGCCGCCGAACGGCAGGACATGGCGAGGGAACTTCACGATGTGCTGTCCTCGCGGCTCTCCGCGATCGCCCTGCAGTCCGGCGCTGCGCTGCGCAGTCCCGCCGGCAGCAGCCTGCCGGTGGAGGTCCTGGGGCATGTGCGCCGGGAGAGCGTAAAAGGCCTGGAGGAGCTCAACGGGATGATCCGAACGCTCAGCAGCGGTGTCCCCCGGCCCCTGGCCGGCAGCGTGTTGGACCTGGACGCCGTCGTCGACGGGCACCGGGCAGCAGGAATGGAGGTCAGCTGGTCCAACCGGCTGGACCGTCCGGAGGAACTGCCTTCGCCGTTGCAGGCTGCGGTCTACCGGATAGCGGTGGAGGCGCTGGTGAACGCGGCCCGCCATACGGACGGCGCCAGGGTGCGTATGCTGCTCGAGCGTGCTCCCGGCGGCATCCGCCTGGTGGTGCAGGACGACGGCGGCAGCCACCCCGGCCGGTCGGCCGGCTCCCCCGCCCTCGCCGGAACGGGGACCGGGGTACCGAGCATGCTGGCACGTGCCGGGCAGCTTGGCGGCCGCGCCTGGGCCGGACCCGCAGCATCAGGCAGAGGCTGGACGGTTGAGGCGACCCTCCCGGCAGACGGATCACAGCTGCCGGAACCTCTGCCCGGCCAGGGAAACATCGGCACAGAAGGAACAAAGGTATGA
- a CDS encoding GAP family protein yields MTPETLLQLGILALIDSTSIGTLVIPVWLLLRRDAGKTTGKVAAYLAAVGVFYFLAGIVLLSGAGGLGRILGGGAGALLETPAVQTVMVAAGAGMLLWSFKDTGSKGNSPAAPVAASGNGRADIPGSVPGSVPDAGTTQPDSARVSAAARRSQAAENRWQSRIGKALDSRGGLLGLALLAGVLELPTMLPYLAAVGLVTASGTGWSASAGILLAYCAVMLLPALLLLLSRWLLGRHLDGPLERLRAWLTKASGEAALWIVGIVGFLLLRAGLAGLFPGASWNPFGG; encoded by the coding sequence ATGACGCCGGAAACCCTTCTTCAGCTGGGCATACTTGCCCTGATAGACAGCACCAGCATCGGCACACTGGTCATACCGGTGTGGCTTCTGCTGCGCCGGGATGCCGGAAAGACCACGGGAAAGGTGGCAGCCTATCTTGCGGCTGTGGGCGTGTTCTATTTCCTCGCAGGGATAGTGCTGCTCTCCGGCGCGGGCGGACTGGGGCGGATTCTGGGCGGAGGAGCGGGCGCACTGCTGGAGACCCCAGCCGTGCAGACGGTGATGGTTGCCGCAGGGGCGGGCATGCTTCTCTGGTCTTTCAAAGACACCGGCAGCAAAGGGAACAGTCCCGCGGCCCCGGTTGCGGCGTCGGGAAATGGCCGCGCCGATATTCCCGGCAGTGTTCCCGGCAGCGTTCCAGATGCCGGAACCACCCAGCCGGACAGTGCCCGCGTATCCGCCGCAGCCCGGCGCTCGCAGGCGGCAGAAAACCGCTGGCAGTCCCGGATCGGCAAGGCCCTGGACTCCAGGGGAGGACTACTGGGACTCGCCCTGCTTGCCGGAGTGCTGGAGCTGCCCACCATGCTGCCGTACCTGGCCGCTGTGGGACTGGTGACCGCGTCAGGAACGGGGTGGTCCGCCTCAGCCGGGATCCTGCTGGCCTACTGCGCAGTGATGCTGCTGCCGGCCCTGCTCCTGCTTCTCTCCCGTTGGCTTCTCGGCAGGCACCTGGACGGACCGCTGGAGCGGCTGCGCGCCTGGCTCACCAAGGCCTCGGGGGAAGCGGCGCTCTGGATTGTGGGAATCGTGGGGTTCCTGCTGTTGCGGGCAGGGCTCGCTGGGCTCTTCCCCGGTGCATCATGGAACCCCTTCGGCGGCTAG
- a CDS encoding O-acetyl-ADP-ribose deacetylase has product MEIALVTGDITRRNVQAVVNAANSSLLGGGGVDGAIHRAAGPELLEACRKLREETYPGGLPVGEAVATEGFGLPARWVIHTVGPNARAGQTDPELLRAAFANSLQTAVSLGASSVAFPAISAGVYGWDARDVAEIGLRTVREHPGNGIETVEFVLFSDPVAQVFRTVLADLDSRD; this is encoded by the coding sequence ATGGAGATAGCGCTGGTCACCGGAGACATTACGCGTCGTAACGTGCAAGCCGTGGTCAACGCGGCTAATTCCTCGCTTTTGGGCGGAGGAGGAGTCGACGGCGCCATCCACCGCGCCGCCGGCCCGGAACTGCTGGAAGCGTGCCGGAAGCTGCGCGAGGAAACCTACCCTGGCGGGCTGCCCGTAGGCGAGGCCGTCGCGACCGAGGGCTTTGGATTACCGGCGCGCTGGGTCATCCACACTGTGGGCCCGAACGCCCGGGCGGGGCAGACCGACCCGGAGCTGCTGCGGGCCGCGTTCGCCAACAGCCTCCAGACGGCGGTCTCGCTTGGTGCGTCGAGTGTGGCGTTCCCCGCCATCAGCGCGGGTGTCTATGGCTGGGACGCCCGTGACGTGGCAGAAATCGGGCTGCGGACCGTCAGGGAGCATCCCGGCAACGGAATCGAGACCGTGGAGTTCGTCCTGTTCAGCGATCCCGTTGCCCAGGTGTTCCGTACGGTCCTGGCTGACCTGGATTCCCGGGACTGA
- a CDS encoding exodeoxyribonuclease III, with the protein MASAGDKPALRIATVNVNGIRAAYKRGMAEWLADREIDILCLQEVRAPDAIVRDLLGDEWHILHAEAEAKGRAGVAIASRTEPVAVREHIGEDYFALSGRWVEADFKVPVEGEEKILTVVSAYVHSGEVGTPKQDDKYRFLDVMAARLPVLAATSDYALIVGDLNVGHTTLDIKNWKGNVKRAGFLPEERAYFDRFFSDEIGYVDVARKLAGEVAGPYTWWSWRGQAFDNDAGWRIDYHMATPGLAERAVSAVVDRAETYDARFSDHAPVVVDYQF; encoded by the coding sequence ATGGCATCGGCAGGGGACAAACCCGCACTGAGAATCGCAACTGTGAACGTCAACGGCATCCGTGCCGCCTACAAACGGGGCATGGCCGAGTGGCTGGCTGACCGGGAAATCGACATTCTTTGCCTGCAGGAAGTCCGGGCGCCGGATGCGATCGTCCGGGACCTGCTGGGCGATGAATGGCACATCCTGCATGCCGAGGCCGAAGCCAAGGGCCGCGCCGGCGTTGCCATCGCTTCACGGACCGAGCCGGTCGCGGTGCGTGAGCACATCGGCGAAGACTACTTCGCACTGTCCGGACGCTGGGTCGAGGCTGACTTCAAGGTTCCGGTCGAGGGCGAAGAGAAGATCCTGACCGTGGTGAGCGCCTACGTGCACTCCGGAGAAGTCGGAACCCCCAAGCAGGATGACAAGTACCGGTTCCTGGACGTTATGGCTGCCCGGCTGCCGGTGCTGGCTGCCACCAGCGACTACGCCCTGATCGTGGGCGACCTGAACGTGGGCCACACCACGCTCGACATCAAGAATTGGAAAGGCAACGTCAAGCGGGCGGGCTTCCTTCCAGAGGAACGCGCCTATTTCGACCGTTTCTTCAGTGACGAAATCGGCTACGTTGACGTGGCACGCAAGCTCGCCGGCGAGGTAGCCGGTCCCTACACCTGGTGGTCCTGGCGCGGACAGGCTTTCGACAATGACGCCGGGTGGCGCATTGATTACCACATGGCCACTCCGGGACTCGCCGAGCGCGCCGTCAGCGCCGTCGTCGACCGCGCTGAAACGTACGATGCCCGCTTCTCAGACCACGCGCCCGTCGTGGTCGACTACCAGTTCTAA
- the trpS gene encoding tryptophan--tRNA ligase: MSETPVRQRILSGMQPSADSLHLGNYLGALVNWVRLQEQYDAYFFIPDLHAITVPQDPADLRQRTRVTAAQYIAGGVDTERATLFVQSQVPEHAQLAWVLNCITGFGEASRMTQFKDKQQRFGADAASVGLFTYPILQVADILLYQPHGVPVGEDQRQHVELSRDLAKRFNTRYGDTFTVPEAFIQKESAKIYDLQNPAAKMSKSAASPAGLINLLDPDKVIAKRIKSAVTDDGTEIRFDREAKPGVSNLLSIYSLITGRSVETLVKEYEGKMYGHLKVDLADAVTEHIRPIRERALELLDDPAELDRLLAKGALKARETASATLADVYDKMGFLPLGSTAG, from the coding sequence ATGAGCGAAACCCCCGTCCGCCAGCGCATCCTTTCCGGGATGCAGCCCTCGGCTGACTCCCTGCACCTTGGCAACTATCTCGGCGCCCTGGTGAACTGGGTCCGGCTGCAGGAACAGTACGACGCCTATTTCTTCATCCCCGACCTGCACGCGATTACGGTCCCGCAGGATCCTGCGGACCTTCGCCAGCGGACGCGCGTGACGGCTGCCCAGTACATCGCCGGAGGCGTGGACACGGAGCGCGCAACGCTGTTCGTCCAGTCGCAGGTCCCCGAACACGCACAGCTGGCCTGGGTACTGAACTGCATCACCGGATTCGGCGAAGCATCCCGTATGACGCAGTTCAAGGACAAGCAGCAGCGATTCGGTGCCGATGCCGCGAGCGTGGGGCTGTTCACCTATCCGATCCTGCAGGTCGCGGACATCCTGCTCTACCAGCCCCACGGTGTGCCCGTTGGCGAAGACCAGCGCCAGCACGTGGAACTCAGCCGGGACCTGGCCAAGCGCTTCAACACCCGGTACGGAGACACCTTCACCGTCCCGGAGGCCTTCATCCAGAAGGAATCCGCGAAGATCTATGACCTGCAGAACCCTGCCGCCAAAATGTCCAAGTCCGCCGCTTCTCCGGCAGGACTGATCAATTTGCTGGATCCGGACAAGGTCATTGCCAAGCGGATCAAGTCGGCCGTCACGGACGACGGCACGGAGATCCGGTTTGACCGCGAGGCCAAACCGGGCGTTTCGAACCTGCTTTCCATTTACTCACTCATTACCGGCCGAAGCGTCGAAACCTTGGTGAAGGAGTACGAGGGGAAGATGTACGGACACCTGAAAGTCGATCTCGCAGACGCAGTGACGGAGCACATCCGGCCCATCCGGGAACGTGCCCTTGAACTCCTGGACGACCCGGCGGAGCTGGACCGGCTCTTGGCCAAGGGTGCGTTGAAGGCCCGGGAAACCGCGTCGGCTACACTTGCCGATGTGTACGACAAAATGGGTTTCCTGCCACTGGGTTCAACCGCCGGCTAA